In Serratia sp. FDAARGOS_506, a genomic segment contains:
- a CDS encoding sulfite exporter TauE/SafE family protein yields MDWFVIGPEMLGVLFAVALLAGFIDSIAGGGGLLTVPALLAVGVPPAQALATNKLQSVGGSFSASLYFIRRRAVNLNDQKLTIFLTLIGSIAGAILVQHMRADLLRQMLPLLVIGIGLYFLLMPRLGEEDRQRRLGALPFGLVAGGCVGFYDGFFGPGAGSFYALAYVTLCGFNLAKSTAHAKVLNFTSNVGGLALFIIGGKVVWSIGLVMLVGQVLGARLGAHMVLTRGQKLIRPMIVIVSLVMSLKLLYDNHGAEIQQWLTALTHG; encoded by the coding sequence ATGGACTGGTTCGTCATTGGCCCCGAAATGCTCGGGGTGTTGTTTGCGGTAGCGCTGCTGGCGGGGTTTATCGACTCCATCGCCGGCGGCGGCGGATTACTGACGGTGCCGGCCTTGCTGGCAGTGGGGGTTCCTCCGGCGCAGGCGCTGGCGACCAATAAGCTGCAGTCGGTCGGCGGCTCTTTCTCCGCCAGTCTGTACTTCATTCGTCGGCGAGCGGTGAACCTCAACGACCAGAAGCTGACGATTTTTCTGACGCTGATCGGCTCGATCGCCGGCGCCATTCTGGTGCAGCATATGCGCGCCGATTTGCTGCGGCAGATGTTGCCGCTGTTGGTGATCGGCATCGGTCTCTACTTCCTGCTGATGCCGCGCCTGGGTGAGGAAGATCGTCAACGTCGCCTTGGCGCTCTGCCGTTTGGGCTGGTGGCCGGCGGTTGCGTCGGGTTTTACGACGGTTTCTTCGGCCCCGGCGCCGGATCGTTTTACGCGTTGGCCTATGTGACGCTGTGTGGCTTTAACCTCGCCAAGTCCACGGCGCATGCCAAGGTGCTGAACTTCACCTCCAACGTCGGCGGGCTGGCGCTGTTCATCATCGGCGGCAAGGTGGTGTGGAGCATCGGTCTGGTGATGCTGGTGGGGCAGGTGTTGGGGGCGCGTCTCGGGGCGCACATGGTGCTGACGCGCGGGCAGAAGCTGATTCGGCCGATGATCGTGATCGTCTCGCTGGTGATGAGCCTCAAGCTGCTGTATGACAATCACGGTGCGGAAATTCAGCAGTGGTTGACTGCCCTGACGCACGGCTAA
- the smrB gene encoding endonuclease SmrB encodes MKNKPPLSKDEQQLFRESVAGAKKLRQDTIVHRPPKPKVKQIAPQRLLQEQVDASYYFSDEYQPQLEEEGPTRYVRPGSSPYELKKLRRGDYSPELFLDLHGLTQLQAKQELGALIAACKREHVHCACVMHGHGKHILKQQTPLWLAQHPDVLAFHQAPKEWGGNAAILLLVELAE; translated from the coding sequence ATGAAGAACAAGCCCCCTCTGAGCAAAGACGAACAACAGCTCTTCAGAGAGTCGGTGGCGGGCGCGAAAAAGCTGCGCCAGGACACCATCGTCCACCGCCCGCCGAAACCCAAGGTCAAACAGATTGCCCCGCAGCGCCTGCTGCAGGAGCAGGTCGATGCCAGCTATTATTTTTCAGATGAATACCAGCCGCAGCTGGAAGAAGAAGGCCCGACGCGCTATGTGCGCCCCGGCAGCAGCCCGTATGAGCTGAAGAAGCTGCGACGCGGCGATTATTCGCCGGAGCTGTTTCTCGATTTGCACGGCCTGACCCAACTGCAGGCCAAACAGGAGCTGGGGGCGCTGATCGCCGCCTGCAAACGCGAACACGTGCACTGCGCCTGCGTGATGCACGGGCACGGCAAGCACATTCTCAAACAGCAAACGCCGCTGTGGCTGGCGCAGCATCCCGACGTGCTGGCGTTCCACCAGGCGCCAAAGGAATGGGGCGGCAACGCCGCCATCCTGCTGTTGGTGGAGCTGGCCGAGTAG
- the mepA gene encoding penicillin-insensitive murein endopeptidase gives MKNWMLGLVALTASASAMALTPWQKIDHPVAGAPQAVGGFANGCVIGAQPLPLNSPNYQVMRTDQRRYFGHPDLLAFIQRLSSKANQKALGTVLIGDMAMPAGGRFSSGHASHQSGLDVDIWLQLPRQRWSAQQLLKPQPIDLVSGDGKQVVASQWQPQIESLIKLAAQDADVTRIFVNPAIKQRLCLDAGADRAWLHKVRPWFGHRAHMHVRLRCPAGSLECQEQDTPPPGDGCGAELASWFVPHQPNAKPGKSVPPPLPPTCQALLDHHFSAE, from the coding sequence ATGAAAAACTGGATGTTGGGCCTGGTGGCCCTGACGGCCTCCGCCTCCGCCATGGCGCTGACGCCGTGGCAGAAGATCGATCACCCGGTGGCCGGCGCGCCGCAGGCGGTGGGTGGTTTTGCCAACGGCTGCGTCATTGGCGCCCAGCCGTTGCCGCTGAACTCACCGAACTATCAGGTGATGCGTACCGACCAGCGCCGCTATTTCGGCCACCCGGATCTGCTGGCGTTTATTCAGCGCCTCAGCAGCAAAGCGAACCAGAAAGCGCTGGGCACGGTGCTGATCGGCGACATGGCGATGCCGGCCGGCGGGCGCTTCAGCAGCGGCCACGCCAGCCACCAGTCTGGGCTCGACGTCGACATCTGGCTGCAGCTGCCGCGCCAACGCTGGAGCGCGCAGCAATTGCTCAAGCCGCAGCCGATCGACCTGGTGTCGGGGGACGGCAAGCAGGTGGTGGCCAGCCAATGGCAACCGCAGATTGAGTCGCTGATCAAACTGGCGGCGCAGGATGCGGACGTGACGCGCATCTTCGTCAACCCGGCGATCAAGCAGCGTCTGTGCCTGGACGCCGGCGCCGATCGCGCCTGGCTGCACAAGGTGCGCCCGTGGTTCGGCCATCGCGCGCACATGCACGTGCGTCTGCGCTGCCCGGCCGGCAGCCTGGAGTGCCAGGAGCAGGATACGCCGCCGCCGGGCGACGGCTGCGGCGCCGAACTGGCGAGCTGGTTCGTGCCGCATCAGCCGAACGCGAAGCCGGGCAAATCCGTGCCGCCGCCGTTACCGCCTACTTGTCAGGCATTGCTGGATCACCATTTCTCAGCGGAATAA
- the sixA gene encoding phosphohistidine phosphatase SixA, producing MQVLIMRHGEAALEAASDAVRPLTLCGRDESRQMAAWLNTKSVDIERVLVSPYLRAEQTLATVREALTLPEGEEVLPELTPGGNAEQVGSYLQALAMQGVSSVLIVSHLPLVGYLVAELCPGECPPMFATSAIANVDLPADGSYGKFEWQVSPSQVMAKV from the coding sequence ATGCAAGTTTTGATTATGCGTCACGGAGAGGCGGCGCTCGAAGCAGCCAGCGATGCGGTAAGGCCCCTTACCCTATGCGGCCGCGACGAGTCCCGTCAGATGGCGGCCTGGTTGAACACCAAGTCTGTGGATATTGAACGCGTGCTGGTCAGCCCCTATCTGCGGGCCGAACAGACGCTGGCGACGGTGCGCGAAGCTTTGACGCTGCCGGAGGGCGAAGAAGTGCTGCCCGAGCTGACGCCGGGCGGCAACGCCGAACAAGTCGGCAGCTATCTGCAGGCGCTGGCGATGCAAGGGGTGAGCTCGGTGCTGATCGTGTCGCACCTGCCGCTGGTGGGGTATCTGGTGGCTGAACTGTGCCCGGGCGAGTGCCCGCCGATGTTCGCGACCTCGGCGATCGCCAACGTCGATCTGCCGGCGGACGGCAGTTACGGCAAGTTTGAATGGCAGGTCAGCCCGTCGCAGGTAATGGCCAAAGTGTGA
- a CDS encoding YfcL family protein has protein sequence MIAEFEARILALIDDMVEHASDDELFAGGYLRGHLTLAVAEAEEQGEHTAEALKARVEESLHKAIAAGELSPPDQILVRGMWENLYQAATPAA, from the coding sequence ATGATCGCAGAATTCGAAGCGCGCATTTTGGCGCTGATTGATGACATGGTAGAGCACGCCAGCGATGATGAACTGTTTGCCGGTGGCTACCTGCGCGGTCATCTGACGCTGGCGGTGGCCGAAGCGGAAGAGCAGGGCGAGCACACCGCCGAAGCGCTGAAGGCGCGGGTGGAAGAGAGCCTGCACAAGGCGATCGCCGCCGGGGAACTCTCGCCGCCGGATCAGATCCTGGTGCGCGGCATGTGGGAAAACCTCTATCAGGCTGCCACGCCTGCCGCTTGA
- the prmB gene encoding 50S ribosomal protein L3 N(5)-glutamine methyltransferase, translated as MDKIFVDEAVNELHTIQDMLRWTVSRFNAANIYYGHGTDNPWDEAVQLVLPSLFLPLDIPEDMHTARLTSSERHRIVERVIRRVNERIPVAYLTNKAWFCGMEFYVDERVLVPRSPIGELINDRFSALIPHPPRHILDMCTGSGCIAIACGYAFPEAEVDAVDISSDVLAVTERNIQAHGVEHQVIPIRSDLFRDVPAIQYDLIVTNPPYVDAEDMSDLPQEFRFEPELGLAAGSDGLKLVRRILACAPDYLTDDGVLICEVGNSMVHLMDQYPDIPFTWLEFENGGDGVFMLTKQQLVDCKEHFSLYRS; from the coding sequence TTGGACAAAATTTTCGTCGACGAAGCAGTGAACGAACTGCACACCATTCAAGATATGCTGCGCTGGACGGTAAGCCGCTTCAACGCCGCCAATATCTACTATGGTCACGGAACCGATAATCCGTGGGACGAAGCGGTGCAATTGGTGCTGCCAAGCCTGTTCCTGCCGTTGGACATCCCGGAGGACATGCACACCGCCCGTCTGACCTCCAGCGAGCGCCATCGCATCGTTGAACGCGTGATCCGCCGCGTCAACGAGCGCATCCCGGTCGCCTACCTGACCAACAAGGCTTGGTTCTGCGGCATGGAATTCTACGTCGACGAGCGCGTGCTGGTGCCGCGTTCGCCGATCGGCGAGTTGATCAACGATCGGTTCAGCGCGCTGATCCCACACCCGCCACGCCACATCCTCGACATGTGCACCGGCAGCGGTTGCATCGCCATCGCCTGCGGTTACGCTTTCCCGGAAGCGGAAGTGGACGCGGTGGACATCTCCAGCGACGTGCTGGCGGTGACCGAGCGCAACATTCAGGCGCATGGCGTCGAACACCAGGTGATCCCGATCCGTTCCGATCTGTTCCGCGACGTTCCCGCGATCCAGTACGATCTGATCGTCACTAACCCGCCGTACGTCGATGCGGAAGACATGTCCGATCTGCCGCAGGAGTTCCGCTTCGAGCCGGAGCTGGGCCTGGCGGCGGGCAGCGACGGCCTGAAGCTGGTGCGCCGCATCCTGGCCTGCGCGCCGGATTACCTGACCGACGACGGCGTACTGATTTGTGAAGTGGGCAACAGCATGGTACACCTGATGGATCAATATCCGGACATTCCGTTCACCTGGCTGGAGTTTGAAAACGGCGGCGACGGCGTGTTCATGCTGACCAAACAGCAACTGGTGGATTGCAAGGAACACTTCAGCCTCTATCGCAGCTAA
- the fadJ gene encoding fatty acid oxidation complex subunit alpha FadJ: MSVENALHEQRAKPSAFQLTIRPDNIGVITIDVPGEKVNTLKAEFVEQVNDVLIRAQQHTALEGLVIVSGKPDSFIAGADITMIAACTSAKEAETLAKKGQSTLAQIAAFPVPVVAAIHGACLGGGLELALACHGRVCSLDDKTALGLPEVQLGLLPGSGGTQRLPRLVGAAKALDMILTGKHVRARQALRMGLVDDAVPQSILLQTAVERVKQGWKHQRELPWQDRLLNGPLGRNLLFSIVRKKTLAKTHGNYPAADRIIQVVRTGLDHGSASGYEAEARAFGELAMTPQSAALRSLFFASTALKKERGGNARPHALHRVGILGGGLMGGGIACVTATRGGLPVRIKDINETGINHALKYSWDVLGKRVRSKRMRPAERQKQMMLISGSTDYTGFEQVDLVVEAVFEDLALKQQMVAEVEANCAPHTVFASNTSSLPIGRIAEKAQRPQQVIGLHYFSPVDKMPLVEVIPHAGTSEETIATTVALAHKQGKTAIVVGDSAGFYVNRILAPYINEAARCLLEGEPIESLDKALVDFGFPVGPITLLDEVGIDVGTKIIPVLVEALGPRFAAPAAFDAVLKDGRKGRKNGRGFYLYPSEGQQRQRRKRADTSLYTLLGVTPKAHMLPATVAQRCVMMMLNEAARCLDEGVIRSARDGDIGAVFGIGFPPFLGGPFRYMDELGAEKVVKTLEYLRQQHGEHFAPCERLQRMAQQGERFYPLGS; encoded by the coding sequence ATGAGCGTCGAAAACGCATTGCACGAACAGCGCGCCAAACCGTCGGCCTTTCAGCTGACGATCCGTCCCGACAACATCGGTGTGATCACCATCGACGTGCCGGGTGAAAAGGTGAATACGCTCAAGGCCGAGTTCGTCGAACAGGTAAACGACGTGCTGATCCGGGCGCAGCAGCATACCGCGCTGGAAGGGTTGGTGATCGTTTCCGGCAAGCCGGACTCATTTATTGCCGGCGCCGACATCACCATGATCGCCGCCTGCACCAGTGCCAAAGAGGCGGAAACGCTGGCCAAGAAAGGGCAGAGTACGCTGGCGCAGATCGCCGCTTTCCCGGTACCGGTGGTAGCGGCCATTCACGGGGCCTGTCTGGGCGGTGGCCTTGAATTGGCGCTGGCCTGCCACGGCCGCGTCTGCTCGCTGGATGACAAAACCGCGCTCGGCCTGCCGGAAGTGCAGCTGGGCCTGCTGCCGGGCTCCGGCGGCACGCAACGCCTGCCACGTCTGGTCGGCGCCGCCAAAGCGCTGGACATGATCCTGACCGGCAAGCATGTTCGCGCCCGCCAGGCGCTGCGCATGGGATTGGTGGACGACGCCGTACCACAGTCGATTCTGTTGCAGACCGCCGTCGAGCGGGTGAAACAGGGTTGGAAGCATCAGCGCGAGCTGCCGTGGCAGGATCGCCTGCTCAACGGCCCGCTGGGCAGAAATCTGCTGTTCAGCATCGTGCGTAAGAAAACGTTGGCGAAAACCCACGGCAACTATCCGGCGGCGGATCGCATCATTCAGGTGGTCCGCACTGGGCTGGATCACGGCAGCGCCAGTGGCTATGAGGCCGAAGCGCGCGCCTTTGGCGAGCTGGCGATGACGCCGCAGTCGGCGGCGCTTCGTAGCCTGTTCTTCGCCTCCACCGCGCTGAAAAAAGAGCGGGGCGGCAATGCTCGGCCACACGCCCTGCATCGCGTCGGTATTCTCGGCGGCGGTCTGATGGGCGGCGGCATCGCCTGTGTCACCGCCACTCGCGGGGGGTTGCCGGTTCGTATCAAAGACATCAATGAAACCGGCATCAATCACGCGCTGAAATACAGCTGGGACGTGCTCGGCAAACGGGTACGCAGCAAGCGCATGCGCCCGGCGGAGCGGCAAAAACAGATGATGCTGATCTCCGGCTCTACCGATTACACCGGTTTTGAACAGGTGGATCTTGTGGTCGAGGCGGTGTTTGAAGATTTGGCGCTGAAGCAGCAGATGGTGGCCGAGGTTGAAGCGAACTGCGCGCCGCATACCGTGTTCGCCTCCAATACCTCCTCTCTGCCAATCGGCCGCATCGCCGAAAAGGCCCAGCGGCCGCAGCAGGTGATTGGGCTGCACTACTTCAGCCCGGTGGACAAGATGCCGCTGGTGGAAGTGATCCCGCACGCCGGCACCAGCGAAGAGACCATCGCCACTACCGTGGCGTTGGCGCACAAACAGGGCAAGACCGCCATCGTGGTGGGCGACAGCGCCGGTTTTTATGTCAACCGCATACTGGCGCCGTACATTAATGAAGCGGCGCGCTGCCTGCTGGAAGGCGAGCCGATTGAGTCGCTGGACAAGGCGTTGGTGGACTTCGGTTTCCCGGTTGGCCCAATTACCCTGCTGGATGAAGTGGGCATCGACGTCGGCACTAAAATCATCCCGGTATTGGTCGAGGCACTGGGGCCGCGCTTCGCTGCGCCGGCTGCGTTCGATGCGGTGCTGAAAGACGGGCGTAAAGGGCGCAAGAACGGCCGCGGCTTCTATCTCTACCCGAGCGAAGGGCAGCAGCGGCAGCGGCGTAAACGTGCGGATACCTCATTATATACGCTGCTTGGCGTCACGCCGAAGGCGCACATGTTGCCGGCGACCGTCGCTCAGCGCTGCGTGATGATGATGCTGAACGAAGCGGCACGCTGCCTGGATGAAGGCGTGATCCGCAGCGCGCGCGACGGCGACATCGGCGCGGTGTTCGGCATCGGTTTCCCGCCGTTCCTCGGCGGCCCGTTCCGCTATATGGACGAGCTCGGCGCAGAAAAAGTGGTGAAGACGTTGGAATATCTGCGTCAGCAGCACGGTGAGCACTTCGCCCCGTGCGAGCGCCTGCAGCGCATGGCGCAACAGGGCGAACGCTTTTACCCGCTGGGGAGCTGA
- the fadI gene encoding acetyl-CoA C-acyltransferase FadI, whose protein sequence is MSKALPLVTRHGDRIAIVNGLRTPFAKQATAYHGIPAVDLGKTAVSELLARSGIDPQLIEQLVFGQVVQMPEAPNIAREIVLGTGMSVHTDAYSVSRACATSFQAIANVAESIMAGSISVGIAGGADSSSVLPIGVSKALARTLVDVNKARTLSQRLKLFSRLKFRDLMPVPPAVAEYSTGLRMGDTAEQMAKSHGITREAQDALAHRSHELAAKAWQQGWLRDEVMTAYVPPYRAPLSEDNNIRKDSSLASYAKLKPAFDRKHGSVTAANSTPLTDGAAAVLMMSESRAKELGLQPLGYLRSFAFAAIDVWEDMLLGPSYATPLALDRAGIGLADLTLIDMHEAFAAQTLANLKMFASEEFAREKLGRSQAIGEVDMDKFNVLGGSIAYGHPFAATGARMVTQTLHELKRRGGGLGLTTACAAGGLGAAMIVEVE, encoded by the coding sequence ATGAGTAAGGCACTGCCGTTGGTGACCCGTCATGGTGACCGCATTGCGATTGTGAATGGACTGCGTACCCCCTTTGCCAAGCAGGCGACTGCCTATCACGGCATTCCGGCGGTGGACTTAGGGAAAACGGCGGTGAGCGAGCTGTTGGCGCGCAGCGGTATCGATCCGCAGCTTATCGAACAGCTGGTGTTCGGCCAGGTGGTGCAAATGCCCGAGGCGCCGAACATCGCGCGTGAAATCGTGCTCGGCACCGGCATGAGCGTTCATACCGACGCCTACAGCGTGTCGCGTGCCTGCGCCACCAGCTTCCAGGCGATCGCCAACGTGGCGGAGAGCATCATGGCCGGCAGCATCAGCGTCGGCATCGCCGGCGGGGCGGACTCTTCTTCGGTCTTGCCGATCGGCGTCAGCAAAGCGTTGGCGCGCACGTTGGTAGACGTCAACAAGGCGCGCACGCTGTCGCAGCGTCTCAAATTGTTCAGCCGGCTGAAATTCCGCGATCTGATGCCGGTGCCGCCGGCGGTGGCGGAGTATTCCACCGGCCTGCGCATGGGCGATACCGCCGAGCAGATGGCGAAGAGCCACGGCATTACCCGCGAGGCGCAGGATGCGCTGGCGCACCGTTCCCACGAGCTGGCGGCCAAGGCCTGGCAGCAGGGGTGGTTGCGCGATGAGGTGATGACCGCCTACGTGCCGCCTTACCGCGCGCCGCTTTCCGAAGACAACAACATCCGTAAAGATTCCAGCCTGGCTTCCTACGCCAAGCTGAAGCCGGCGTTCGATCGCAAGCACGGCAGCGTCACCGCGGCCAACAGCACACCGCTGACCGACGGCGCGGCGGCGGTGCTGATGATGAGCGAATCGCGCGCCAAAGAGCTGGGGCTGCAGCCGCTGGGCTATTTGCGCAGCTTTGCCTTTGCCGCCATCGACGTATGGGAAGACATGCTGCTGGGGCCTTCCTACGCCACGCCGCTGGCGCTGGATCGCGCCGGCATCGGCCTGGCCGATCTGACGCTCATCGATATGCATGAAGCCTTCGCCGCGCAAACGCTGGCCAACCTGAAGATGTTCGCCAGTGAAGAATTCGCCCGCGAGAAGCTGGGCCGCAGCCAGGCGATCGGCGAGGTGGACATGGACAAGTTCAACGTACTGGGTGGTTCTATCGCCTATGGCCACCCGTTCGCCGCCACTGGCGCGCGCATGGTCACCCAGACGCTGCATGAGCTGAAACGCCGCGGCGGCGGGCTGGGTCTGACCACCGCCTGCGCCGCCGGCGGGTTAGGGGCCGCGATGATCGTGGAGGTGGAATGA
- the aroC gene encoding chorismate synthase, translated as MAGNSIGQIFRVTTFGESHGVALGCIVDGVPPGIPLTEADLQHDLDRRRPGTSRYTTQRREPDQVRILSGVFEGVTTGTSIGLIIENTDQRSQDYSAIKDVFRPGHADYTYEQKYGLRDYRGGGRSSARETAMRVAAGAIAKKYLQQKFGVQVRGYLAQIGDVTCELKDWDQVEQNPFFCPDPDKLEALDELMRALKKEGDSIGAKVSVIAENVPVGLGEPVFDRLDADLAHALMSINAVKGVEIGDGFAVVTKRGSENRDEITPEGFQSNHAGGILGGISSGQPVIAHLALKPTSSIMVPGRTINRQGEAVEMVTRGRHDPCVGIRAVPIAEAMMAIVLMDHLLRQRAQNGDVVSDVPRW; from the coding sequence ATGGCAGGAAACAGTATTGGGCAGATTTTCCGCGTCACCACCTTCGGTGAATCTCACGGGGTGGCGCTGGGTTGTATCGTCGACGGCGTGCCGCCCGGCATTCCGCTCACCGAAGCCGATTTGCAGCACGATCTGGACCGCCGTCGTCCGGGCACCTCGCGTTACACCACCCAGCGCCGCGAACCGGATCAGGTGCGCATTCTCTCCGGCGTATTCGAAGGCGTGACCACCGGCACCAGCATCGGTTTGATCATTGAGAACACCGATCAGCGCTCGCAAGACTACAGCGCCATCAAAGACGTGTTCCGCCCGGGGCATGCCGACTACACCTACGAGCAAAAATACGGCCTGCGCGATTATCGCGGCGGCGGCCGTTCTTCGGCGCGTGAAACCGCCATGCGCGTCGCGGCGGGCGCTATCGCCAAGAAATACCTGCAGCAGAAGTTCGGCGTGCAAGTGCGTGGCTATTTGGCGCAGATCGGTGACGTGACCTGCGAGCTGAAAGATTGGGATCAGGTCGAGCAGAACCCGTTCTTCTGCCCGGATCCGGACAAACTGGAAGCGCTGGACGAACTGATGCGCGCGCTGAAAAAAGAGGGCGACTCCATCGGTGCCAAGGTCAGCGTGATCGCTGAAAACGTGCCGGTTGGCCTGGGCGAGCCGGTGTTTGATCGTCTCGACGCCGATCTGGCGCACGCGCTGATGAGCATCAATGCGGTGAAAGGCGTGGAGATCGGCGACGGGTTCGCCGTGGTGACCAAACGCGGCAGCGAAAACCGCGACGAAATTACTCCGGAAGGCTTCCAGAGCAATCATGCCGGCGGCATTCTCGGCGGTATCAGCAGCGGCCAACCGGTGATCGCGCACCTGGCGCTGAAGCCGACTTCCAGCATTATGGTGCCGGGCCGCACCATCAATCGCCAGGGTGAAGCGGTGGAAATGGTCACCCGTGGCCGCCACGATCCGTGCGTGGGCATCCGCGCCGTGCCGATCGCCGAAGCGATGATGGCGATCGTGCTGATGGATCACCTGCTGCGCCAGCGTGCGCAAAACGGTGATGTGGTTTCCGACGTGCCTCGCTGGTAA
- a CDS encoding elongation factor P hydroxylase: MSDTQTRHHYEQLIEIFNQCFSDDYNTRLVKGDDEPIYLPADDELPYHRIVFAHGFYASGLHEISHWCIAGEARRQLVDFGYWYCPDGRDAQTQSEFEAVEIKPQALEWMFCVAADFPFNVSCDNLNGDCEPDRIAFQRKVRARVLALLEQGIPTRPARFIQALQSFYNTPPLAAEHFPYPEDLN, encoded by the coding sequence ATGTCAGACACGCAGACCCGTCATCACTATGAACAGCTGATCGAAATCTTCAATCAGTGCTTCAGCGATGACTACAATACTCGCCTGGTGAAAGGCGACGACGAGCCGATCTACCTGCCGGCCGACGACGAATTGCCGTATCACCGCATCGTGTTTGCCCATGGCTTCTACGCCAGCGGCCTGCACGAAATCTCGCACTGGTGCATCGCCGGCGAAGCGCGCCGCCAACTGGTGGACTTCGGCTACTGGTATTGCCCGGACGGGCGCGATGCGCAAACTCAGAGTGAATTCGAAGCGGTAGAGATTAAACCGCAGGCGCTGGAGTGGATGTTCTGCGTGGCGGCCGATTTCCCGTTCAACGTCAGCTGCGACAACCTGAATGGCGACTGCGAGCCGGATCGCATTGCCTTCCAGCGCAAGGTGCGCGCCCGGGTATTGGCGCTGCTGGAGCAGGGAATACCCACAAGGCCTGCGCGCTTTATTCAGGCGTTGCAATCGTTCTACAATACGCCACCGTTGGCGGCCGAGCATTTTCCGTACCCGGAAGATCTCAACTGA
- a CDS encoding YfcZ/YiiS family protein, whose translation MSDAINKCSAQETAACCCVDVGTVMDNTDCTASYSQVFSNQQDAEAMLAALSEKARAVESDPCDISSCIKPVDGGVQLEADFTFACQAETLIFQLGLR comes from the coding sequence ATGTCAGATGCAATTAATAAATGCAGCGCCCAGGAAACCGCCGCGTGTTGCTGCGTGGATGTCGGCACCGTGATGGATAACACCGATTGCACCGCGTCCTACAGCCAGGTGTTCAGCAATCAACAAGATGCGGAAGCGATGCTGGCCGCCCTGAGCGAAAAGGCGCGCGCGGTAGAATCCGATCCTTGTGACATCAGCAGTTGCATTAAACCGGTTGACGGCGGTGTGCAACTGGAGGCCGATTTCACCTTCGCCTGCCAGGCGGAAACCCTGATATTCCAGCTCGGCCTGCGTTAA